The genomic stretch CCAGGAAGGCTGTTGAAGAACCGGTAGAAGAGGCGAAAGGGAAAAAACCATTTCCTTACCGTTTCGTGACAaggaggaagaaggagaacccAGTGGACTACATGTccatttttgggaagctggatgtcaccataccgtTCCTCCAAGCCAtgaagctacccccacttggtaaattcatcaaggagttcatagccgggaaagcccaggaaGATGGgaaaatcatggtggaagggatagcgtcagcaattgtgcaggagaagctaccgcccaagagagccgacccaggtatgttcactttacctataactataggagatgtaaaaatcgagcatgcgatgtgtgatctgggagcatctataaatgttatgccattatcAGTCTATAAATGGTTGAAGGGAATGAagttgtcaaacactagggtgttaatccaactggctgataggtcatgcataaatcctgagggCGTGTTGGAAAGTGTATTggtgagagtgcatgattttacttacccAACTGACTTCTttgtgatcaagatgagtgagtctgaagctagggagtctagcaGAATATTGTCAGGGAGACCGTTTTTGAGAACAACTaagacaatcgtggacatggctgaggggacaatatgcattgattttcatggagataaattcacttttgatatcaatgaggctgTGAAGAAGcttatcgattctgaaaatctatgctatattgatgtaattgaccccctagtccaagtttttcttgagactgaattattgcaggaaaaactccaagcgttggatgtgtatggacaggctgatgtagaagcagctgcatggtgcgatctgatcagcagccaagggttgactgacgaagagatagaaggagcaattaagaacttttgtcagaaatcagaatttattggagccgcaggggctcaacTACCAGCCAGTACAGAGAAATTCTCAGATGGTGAATTAGAAATAGAGGGGGATGCTGCAAAAAACCTTCTACCCgcagacacacttcccccaAAAGTTGATTTAAAGAAACTGCCAGTGAacctgaagtatgccttcctcggggAGGAAGACTCATACCCGGTGattatcagcagcagccttacggaAGAGCAAGAGACGAAACTACTGACCGTGCTAAGCAAGAACAAaagagcaattggatggagccttacagatttggtgggaataagccccgacgtaTGTATacaccacatcaggctagaagaaggagcGAAAGCACATCGAGACTCGCAAAGGAAGGTGAGTCCTAACATGCAGGaggagatattgaaggaaattttgaaattgttgtcattgggaattatctattcggtgcccgacagcgagtgggtcagccccattcacatggtccccaagaagtcAGCGATCCAAGTGGTTCAAAATGAAAGGAATGAGTTGATaccaacaaggctagtcactggttggcggatgtgcatagactaccgcaaacTGAATGCCGCAACTaggaaagaccacttccccctGCTGctcatcgatcagatgttggagcgactggctgggaagaagtacttttgttttttagatgggtacagtgggtatttccaaatcTATGTGGACCCTGAAtaccaggacaaaaccaccttcacctgcccattTGGAACCTACGCGTATAGACGCATGCCGTTCGGTTTGTGCAACGCCCCAGGTAcatttcaacgatgcatgatgagcatttttCCGATCTTATCGAGGATtgtatagaaatattcatggatgactttacggtctacggagactctttcgactcatgcctacGTCACTTGGACGTAGTCCTGgagaggtgtcaagcaaagagcctagtcttgaattttgaaaagtgtcattttatggtcacagAAGGGATCGTCCTAGGACACGTGGTGTCGGAGAGAGGCATCCAGGTAGATCAAGCCAAATTGGACGTCATATCCAAGCTGCCATTCCCTACTGACCAAAAGGAAGTAAGGGGCTTTCAGGGGCATGCAGGGTTTTATCGATGATTTATTAAGGACTtcgccaaaatcgcccaaccccttaccagactccTTCAAAACAAGGTAGAGTTCATTTTTGATGAATAGTGCAAGGCccctttcaaccttctcaaagaaaagctgatatccgcaccaatcatccgggctcctgactgggatcaccctttcgaagtgatgtgtgatgccagcgactatgcagtgggagttgTTCTGGGTCAAAAAATTGAAGGAAAAAggtacgtgattttctatgcatcCAAGACCTTGAATCAGGCTCAAcggaattatgacaccactgagaaggaaatgctggccgtggtgtattcattcgagaagttccgaCAGTACATGttaggatccaaggtcatcgtctatactgaccatgcggccattaagtacctaattgccaagaaggaatcaaagCACCGACTGATCCGATGGCTACTCCTGctacaagaattcgattgggagatggaagaaataaaaGGAGTCGAGAATAAAGTagcggatcatttgagcagaatagtgcaagatgggagcagcgaggaggtgcacgacTGGTTCCCGGAggaacacttgtgtgaagtgatttttgccgttagaaaaattgattgggaagaggTAATGAAGCTCACTGGCCAGGATATAACAGCAAAAAGGAAAGAACAAGTATGGCAGGAACCATGGTTTGCGGACCTaaccaactacctagtgacaggagaacttccagaagtgccaaacgtcaccaaggctcaaagaatgaagatcagaaGTGAgtcaaaatactacttttgggacgacccatacctGCGGAAAGTaggagcagatcaagtgataagaagatgcgttcctgactgggaacagagggacgcactgacacattgccactccttggcatgtggaggacacttcggtcccaagaaAACAACAAGAAAGATTCTGAACAGCGGATTCTATTGGCcgactctcaacaaagatgcttatgaattctgtagaagctgttcgacatatgggtccttttccctcgtcctatggAAACCTATATAATTTATtcgcagttgactacgtctctaAGTTGGTAGAAaccaaggccacgagcacgtaTGAGGCgaaagaggtggccaagttcctcaagAGTAACATTTTCAGCCGTTTTGGAATACCAAGggccatcatatccgatcagggaacccacttctgtaaccgcattatcgaagccttgatgaagaagtacggtgttcACCACAGATTgtctagcccctaccacccacaagcgaacggtcaagcggagatctctaaccgaaaGATAAAGAGCATTCTGGAAAAAACTGTCAACCCTTCCAGGAAGGAATGAAGTGTGAGGTTAGAAGATGCTCTGTTGGCTTACCGAACAACCTACAAAACGCCCATAGGAATATCCCCATACAGAatcatttttgggaagatgtgccatttaccagtggggatcgaacatcgagcatactgggcagtacaataagttaatatggatgctaaggtcggtgaggaggaaaggatgctgcagctacaggagttagatgaacttagattggagtcgtatGACTCTTCCATGTGGTATAAAGAGAAAACTAAATTGTAGCACGACAAAAATCTAAGGACCAAagacctccatgttggccagaaagtactactcttccagttaAGATTGAAGCTAATGCCATGGAAGCTCAAATCGAAGTGGACAGGACCATATGTCATAACCGCACTctgttctaatggagcagtggagatttcagggagtactCCTAACTCTGAGCCCtttatcgtaaatggacataggctgaagGTGTTTAGGGAAAATACTGATATGTGTGTAGTGGAAGAGATTCCACTACAATCACATACTGAGGTTGCGTAATGACCAGTAGGAtgggaatttggagttccactgggCTAGTTTCTTTCTTGCAAAGTTTGCATAtgctggccaagtagaattccaaactACTTGGAGTGAAATGTAAACATTGTAAATACGTGGTAGTTAATAGTTAAATCTCTGCATgcaattgaaaattaaaataaaaaataaaaatttcggaccttaaatattaatttggagtacgtactgaccacaaGAATGCCAATTCGGTGAAACTCCAAATtatatttaagtgtccttttcaCTTTATTTCCATACTTAGAAAATATGGGGGGAAAAGGGTAgggtaaaatttgaatttagcGTGTGGTGCAGCTTTGCAGGAAGGGGCAGCGACGGGGAGGGCGCATGGTGCAGAGATAGGACCGGTGACGTCCAATCAGAAGGCAGTGCTCTCAATCGTCTTCCAATCGAAGCGGCGCGACCTGGAAACCGTCTATTGCCGGTTAAAACCCTCAACTGCTCAATTCTACTCTAAAAGCCAACCGTCCATTCCCCTTTCACTTCACAAACCCTTACCTGTATTCTCTCACCCAAAGTACCCACCATTATTCCCGAAACCAACACACACACCACCACCAAAAACCACTGACTCAAACCAtgggaaagaagaaaatggccaGAAAACAAGCCTCGGCGAAACCCTCTTTAAATCTCCAAGATGAAACCCCAAAAATACAATCGCCGACTGAAGAGCGGCCGCCAAACCCACAACCGCAACCACAAGAGTCGAATCCTCAGGCTCCGGTGATGATTCCCTTGAACGAACTGGAGGAGTTTCTCAGAAAACAGGATCCGAATAAAGATTGAGCGGCTGCATTGGCATGGTTTAGCTGAACCGGAGGCGGGTCGAGCATGGCCGGAGGAACACAGGTAATACCAACCCTAGAAACAGATGTTCAGGCTACGGTGAAACCACCAACCTCCGTCCCGACTTCCTCAATACCCCTACCAGAAAAGCAATCTCCGTCGATAACCGCACCATCGGCACTTTTGAAATCCTCCCCGATTCACCAACAAATCGAACCGTTGGATGTTAGCCCCCTTTCCGCCTACCATGACTCTGACCTAGGGGAAACTGAGGGGAAAGAAAGCGAAGAGAAGAAGAGCCAGGGGGAAGGGGATGAATCAGAGAAAATGCCGGTCGCGGAACCTGTTCCCCAAGAGAAGGAAAGagaggagatagatctgaacgagaCGACCAGGAAGCAAGGCCTTATGAGTGATGACGAATTCCAGGCACTTTTAGACGAGGTGAACAGGATGGATGTGGACACTGCCgaggtggctgagggtctggacctcccATTGAAGGTAGTAGGAGAATGTGAAGAATCTGGCACACTAAACGACTCAGACAGCCTAGCCCACCAATCAGTAGACGAAGTGGAATAGAAGCAGACCGAAGAAGAAAAGCAAAAGTCAGTGACCCCTCAGCCGGAAGCAGGGGAGGATGATAAACACATCGAGGAGAAGGAGACCGAAGTGCAACCAGAGGAACCAGAGCCAGTGGTACCACCAGTATTGAAACCAAAAACagttaaaagaaaattggtgtTGAAGAATGATTCTAAGGCAGAAAGGCCGAAGCCAAAGAGAGTGTCGCAAAGGTGTCTCGGGAGATGGACATCCAGCAAGGTAGGAGCAAACACGACAGCATGCGTAGTGGAGATCTCTAGTGAAGAAGAAAAGaatactcctacaaaacctggggacgAATCCTTGTCAGCTACCAACCTGGAAGACGCCTCGACAACAACAGGGATGATCTCACCCACGCCGAGTGACCAGAGAGAAGAAACTGAcgagatggctgagggtctggacctcgcatcaaAGTCAGTAGGTCTTGAAGAGCCAGTAGATGACAATTCCAATATCCGCGTGGAGACCCGGCCTACTGCCTAGAAGGAGCCTTCGACACCAATAGAGGAGAGactggaggaagaagaagacggAGATGAAGATAGGCACCTCCAGGAGGGGAAAAGGAAGGAGAAAGCCCTTGTTACAAAGAAGCCGAGCAGCAAGAAACAACATACGGTCAACACCGGCGTCGTCATCAAAGAACCAGAACAGAGAACCCCACCACGCTGACAGGAGCTAAGTGACAGTGAGTACACTTCCAGAGAGGAATCAGAGTTAGACAGTGACGTCTCCCTAGAAGACGAGGAGTATGGCGAACAATAGCTCCCACACAACCACCGTGAGTTGATACATCCTCCGGTGGAAAGGCTGAAGTACAGGCGTTGGAAGGTGGAGCTCACGGACGAGCTGATAAAAGACATGAAGCATTTCAGTACCAAAAAGCTTCAAGATGCATTCGATGATAAAGACAATGGCAGCAAACAGATTAAGAGCGGGAAGGTACTCTATTTCCCCTCTCTTGATGAACTGAATGCTCGCGAGCCCTTCTTGTAACATATGTGTGCGTTGGGTTTCGACTGGTTGTTGGAAAATAGGGACCCGAGTATACCCATTAGGCTGGCAAAGGAATTTTTCACCACCTTTAGATTCAGGGTCACTACTGACCTGGATGAAGAGTCGATAACCTTTCGGGTATTGGGGAGAGAAGTGGGGATGAGCTTGATAGATTGGACGGTCAGGCTGGGCATGTGTAGCTTAGAAGAGGCCATAGGGCTAgaatggagaagtagggagaggGGGATTTCCCGGAGACATATTGAATTTGACCCCCAGGAAGCGTGGGAAGAACTGACTGACCCAGTTGCTAGGCAGTTTGCGTCTACCATATCCCGCTCTATCCATTTCAACAACCACATCTTGAGCCTCGTCCAACTCTACCTTGATTTCAATCTGCTAGGGTAATCAAACTCTGCCGTCCGGACATCCATGACCGAACTCTACCTACTCTGGTACGCTAAACGTGGGAATAAAGTACATTTTGGGTTCTGGACCGCTTATCAATGCCACCTTATTGCCACACACCCTGCAAGGAATCTGttcctctgccatatattgggagcCTTCGTGAGGAACAACATAACAATTGTTGAGGCCGAAGATTTGTCTCCCTTGTacatggtggatcctcctggcCCATTTGATACGCCTTTCTTCGTCCGCACAAACACTGTGTACATTAGGGAAGGAGCCCCTCGTTTTTACGCTATGGGTGAAGAGACTATCCCTGCTGGGCGAATAGTAGCAGGCCAAGGCACACAAGCTCAGGCTCAAAGGCAAGCGAACCTGGAGAGGGCGGTTGCTGAACTAGCAGAGGAGAACAGGCAAGCAAGGGCAGAGTTGACCCGTTTGACGAAGGTGATGGAGAGCATACTGAAGGAGTTAGCAAAAGGAAGGACAACTGAGGGAGCTAGAACgagcggccatggaggccacAATGATGAACCACAGGTAacagagaagaaagaagaagagccAGAGGAAGAAGGATCCGATGTACCGGCAGAGTCTGAGGAGAATCAATCTGAGTCCAAGGATGAAGAACCCGAGGAACCACTTGCACCCAACCCTACCCGGCGAAAGAGTAGGAGAAATATGTGACCACCcaccctactgaccagttagttttcttttccagttttagtttttttgttcTGTTTGTTTTAGGTAGAGTAAATATGTGTCATATGTGTATGCAAACCCCATTCAcaacacttagaccatgcaatagtctaagtgtgagaagtacaaGGTTTGTTACTTTGGTGCATGCTAATATGTATGTGTTCTTTTCGTGTGCATGTttactcacacttagcctattgcatagtctaagtgtgagaagtattaGACTAAGAatgttttgttcttgttttgttAATGCGTCTGTATGTCGGCCATACTAGCCATTCccattttccacttcacagccatatctgagggcagacacttgtgaagtgggatgGGGGAgacaatggccagtatgacatgtatatatgtgtggtcTGTGTTAACTGTATGTGCCAGTGCTTGTTTAGGTCTAGGATTTGCATATATGTGTTTATgaatgggcttaaaactcaactgcctcgaactgacggtgaggggaattgagggagataaggcatgctggacaatggaaaccacccccctaagtatctcctagtcagtatagatgatgtaAGTATGAGAGAATTAGAGCCagatacaaaagccctcttaaatggtaagttataagcctaagtgaaatcactttccaccaatttagaaaagaaaagagtggctgccacaagatgcctagggtaaggtgaccgcgtgtagcaagtcctgaaggcagtaggaaacgcCCATCCAATAAAAAAACCTATCCCTTAGAACCCCTAtttctagccaaatctatacccagatatgacccactagccactgggactgtgtgtgtacgaggcataaggcaagaaggcgactGCCCAGGAGGACATACAGGAAAaaccaactggagaaagaaGTCGAGGagcaaggagaaaatcgaccagaaGAAATTCCAGgtctaaaaaaaaaagaagtaataagggtggcgaatccacatataaaaaaatgttgaagaaaatggtcgaaacacttgaccacaaaaaaaagggaagaaggaataagggtggcgaagccacaaagaagctactgaccagttggagtccaATATCAGGAAACGTCCAGCCGAAAAGAATCAACAGCCAAAagctcaaatgcacacagttcccccacatcaaaataaagtagtatTTTTTgaaacttagagccttaggaacattcACCCCAAaaactacaaaccaatagccccattacaagccttaagGCCGttcaggagccgcacgtgagatctgagtctgaagcatctgtggttcagcatttggagagaaaacagtcctaacatccctggtgaggaatgactgactgagcgaatctggtgtttggtcgagagtttgggtgatcttgacgagcagatagACTGACTGGGAAGAAAaagggggtggcagaagttcaaggctgtctaaagCCGGATTGTACCTAATCCCAATGGGAGGGATGGTTAAAAATATAGCCCGTTCAATGTGTTTAAAGTACTGTGTGTCTGTTTATATGTGTTTGTCcgttgtttatgtgtttttctttgcgtctaaccaggctagaattcgacttatttattttgtttgttcttcacgcttgaggacaagcatgtggtaagtgtgagcagtttgataagtcgcattctaggccttggttactggtcagtataacgtacgtaattggattatatctgcaaaacagttgctaaagtgtacAGGAAAAAGGTCCCAGTTAGTACGAGAGGGTTCGGATAGCTCAGGTGAAAAGAGTGCCAGAAGGgagcaatactgaccaggatgcatgccaaaaatgctcgagatggagaaaaaggattgctgggaaggatcaaccacaaacgagggcaaaagagtcatttcacgcagagagtctaccctaaaaagtaaggagcaggcctccctataaaaggaagccacttggagagagaatgaggatcgacattcacacttagttagaatCTTCTCTCTCGTTAGTGAAGTTCCTTCAGCATCgtccaaatcttctcgttcctcgccacagccatgctCACCTGAACTACCTCAGTCCACCGGAGAATCGCCTtccatcgttccagccagttcatttcgtagtcgtagcagtttcatcgcccagagtggcaaaacaatcttatttcgctttcctagttaatcgttacttgttttcttacgttggatctgttgcatatTCAACACTCGTTAgcttttgaagtgttttgttgggatccaaacgttttatgctatgaagttgtttttatgcatctctttccgtgtgaatctgtttcattctgcctaggtagcttagatctagttgttatagtaatttctaagtgttgaaagcatgatatcatttggAGTTGCTCGATCTGAGATTGTTAGTTAAACTTGTTGCTTAGATTTAGTTTCCGAAGTAATTAAGTGCGAAATCCAAGTTTACGTGAattctgtcaccttgcatgtcgcCCAGTAAGTATAATTCATGTTTTCACTGGATTAATCTTCGAATTTTAGAGTGTTACATTGTGGATCTGAAtcgtgaagttgttaatctgcaatTGTTatccatggaatctgagtttgtttgattttgtgcataTTTATTGGAGAAGACAACATCCAcctccaagtttgggaccacttttggtGTTTAGAGtctttggcgtatatagttttgatttattttctttccttttatttgtagtttatgagcagaggctcccGGTCTACTCActggagtaactcgtctgggtGGGAGCACGGTCAATTCATTTGGCAGGTCAAGGACACAGCCTCCACAAtaaccaccagatcagggtcaccatgggagatccgtttccgagtggatttaatagcgacgaatcttgggcGTCGTCAGGACGTGAAGATCCGGAGTCACCACCAGAGTCGGAAatagagtcagaaacaggggaaacagaggaagtagtcatggcgcacaTAGTAGACCCAGATCCGAAAATAGGGTCGctaactgcccatttagatggagagccagcacaGGCCATAGTGACGAACCCACGTCAGAGgtccattgagatcaagacgaatGTGCTCGGCATCTTACCGACTTTTTCTGGGCGAAGAagtgaatgcccgtacgagtttttgaatGAATTCAGTAAATTGTGCAGCATCCAAAAGAGGCCAAATGATGCGAcggaggaggactatcgcttgcgcgcgattcTTTTCACACTGAAGGGGGCGACCAACACAAGGTTATTACggttacccccggattctatccacACTTGGAGaaactttaaattggagtttttagattatttcttcccatccaacaagacgaatgctctgaagaaggagatagtggagtgCAAACAGGACTATGATGAGTaattgagccaatactggtcaaggttaAATGGATTGCTGGATGCATGCCGAATCaccggatgatagaggcagagacctattctctgttttatgaaggagcgACTCCTGAGTCGAAGGACTTGATGAATTCCTCAAGCGGAGGGAATTTTACACGGAAAAAAGGAAGTGAGGCACGAGAGATTCTGGGGAAATTGATAGATGCCAAGAAGGCATATGATAGTCcaaggaatgctgtgagaagaggtTCTGCGAATGCACTGAGGGAACAAGATGATGATAAGGTAGAGGCAAGTATAGATAgactcgagaaggctcttttgaatgctatcgaaaaaaCTAATTCGCCAGTGCCACCGGAGAAGGAGAAACCGCCTGGTCCAGGAGAGTCCAAATTTTAACAATATTACGGATCCCAGGAAagagattaccaggcccaggtgaatgcgatggggagttggaatcccgatggaagttggaaccccgggagacaaagagatgcaccctggaggaatcatCCAAATTTTAAATGGTCTGATAACGAACAGAGCCAGCCACTACAACAGAGTATACAGTTTGCACatcagcccgagaggcagggcAACTGGAGGAATCATGAAGGGCAAGGCAATTGGAATAATCAGAACCAGGGAGATCACTCGaactggggaaacaggaatcaaaaccatcaggggaactcttatgtgccaccacaccaaaggaatttccaacccacctacccaggtcaaggaaatCAGTTCAACAACAATTCAGGGGGTCAAGGAAATATTCGCCCGACCCAAGGAAGTGGAGCAAACCAGAATGCAGAACCCTGCCCCAGTCAGCTGAGTTCTAAGCCACCAAGGAATCTTGATGAAATGGTGCACGACCTCATCAGTTCTCAGCAGCACATGCAGAACATcttacagtcgaacaatgacgtagtccaCACGCTTCAGGATGCTCAGCAAGAACaaaaggcggcaatggatatgttagcAAGACAGTTGTCATAGAttgctacttccttgagtgacaTG from Salvia splendens isolate huo1 chromosome 15, SspV2, whole genome shotgun sequence encodes the following:
- the LOC121766871 gene encoding transmembrane protein 131-like; this translates as MAGGTQVIPTLETDVQATVKPPTSVPTSSIPLPEKQSPSITAPSALLKSSPIHQQIEPLDVSPLSAYHDSDLGETEGKESEEKKSQGEGDESEKMPVAEPVPQEKEREEIDLNETTRKQGLMSDDEFQALLDEVNRMDVDTAEVAEGLDLPLKKQTEEEKQKSVTPQPEAGEDDKHIEEKETEVQPEEPEPVVPPVLKPKTVKRKLVLKNDSKAERPKPKRVSQRCLGRWTSSKVGANTTACVVEISSEEEKNTPTKPGDESLSATNLEDASTTTGMISPTPSDQREETDEMAEGLDLASKSVGLEEPVDDNSNIRVETRPTA